CTCCATGGACAGCATCCGGCTGAGCCTGCGCAATCCCGATTTCACCACCGCCGTCCGCATGGCCGAGGCGATCAACAACCGGTTCGGCGGCAATACCGCGCGCGCGCTGGACCCCTCCACCATCGAGGTGCGACCACTGGGCAAGGCCGACATGCCCAGCCTTCTGGCCGATCTGGAGAACATTCGCGTGCAGCCCGACGCGGTGGCCAAGGTGGTGATCGACGCGCGTTCCGGCACCATCGTGATCGGTGCCAACGTGCGCATCGACAAGGTCGCTGTCAGCCAGGGCGGGTTGACCGTGATGGTGCGCGAAGACCCGGAAGTCAGCCAGCCCAATCCGATCACCATCGGCGGCACCACCGTGGTGGTGCCCCGCACCAGCGTCGCGGTGGAGGAAACGGAATCCTACTTCACCATCCTCGAAGGCGATGTCAGCCTGCAACGGCTGGTGGACGGGCTGAACGCCATCGGCCTGGGCGCGACGGAAACCATTTCGATCCTTCAGGCGATCAAGGCCGCCGGCGCATTGCACGCGGATCTGGAAATCATCTGAGAAGGGACGCGGGGCATGGACATCAAGACGGCGATGGCGGCCTTGCAGGTCACGCAGGCGCAACAGGCCCAACCCGGCGCCGCCGCGCCCGATGCACCGTCCAGCGCGGCGCGCGAATTCGAGAAGATGTACCTGACCCAGATGTTCGACGAGATGCTGAAGGAGGTCGATATCGGCAGCCTGGGCGCCGGCACGGCCGAAGAGCATTGGCGCTATTTCCTGGCAGAGGCCACGGCCGAACAGCTGGCAGCGCAGGGTGGCATCGGGCTGGCGCAGCAGGTCGGGCGGGCGCTGGACGCCTATGACACGACCCGCAAGCTGGGAGAGAGCTGATGACCGCACCGCAGCTCACCACCACAAGCCAAGCCGCCGCCGAGGCTCTGATCGACCGGCTGGCCCGTGTCCTGCGCGACGAGATCGCGGCCATCGGCCAGGGCAATCTGGCCGAGATCGAAGTGCAGTTCCCCCGCAAGCAGCAACTGCTGGCAGAGGTGGAGGCGGCATTCGCCGATCCCGCGCCGCTGTTGGAAGGCGACAGCCCGCGCGCCGAACGCCTGCGCGCCAAGCTGTCGGAGCTGCGAGACCTGCTGCACCAGGACATGGACATCCTGCGCCGAATGACGGAGGCCACGGCCTCTGTCGCGCGGGAGATCGAACGAATACGCGACCGGCACAGCCTGCGCGGGCTTTATGACCGGGACGGCTCTGCCGGGACGGGGCCTGTTGCGCCGACGCAACGTTTCGATCAATCGGTCTGAGATTAACCTTCGTTTAACCTTGTCCTTCAATCTGCCTTTTCACGGGCAGTTCCCGTTTTCGTCAGAAAGACGAAGACCAACAAAAAAAGAACATTGAGGACAAGAAATGTCATCTATTCTTACCAATGCCAGCGCCATGTCGGCGCTGTCCACCCTGCGTGACATCAACAGCAACCTGAACACCACTCAGGATCGCATCAGCACCGGCCTGAACATCAGCTCGGGCAAGGACAATGCCGCCTATTTCTCGATCTCCGAGACGATGAGCGGCGACTCGCGGATCTACAAGGCGATCGATGAAAGCCTGACCCTGACGCAGAACTCCATCTCCTCGGCCCGTCTTGGCGCCGAAACGGTGGTGGACCTGGCCGAAGAGTTCGTGGAACGCGTGGCCTTTGCCCAGGGCGGGACCGCTGAAACGCGCAAGAACGTCCAGCTGGAGCTGGACGAGCTGTCGGCACGCATCCAGACGACCATCAACCAGGCGACCTTCAACGGGTCCGACCTGGTGAATGGCACATCCGCCGTGACCGTCGTCACCGGCATCAGCCGGACGGCGGCGGGGTCGGTCGACACGACCACCGTCACGTTCAACCAGCAGGATCTGGGCGCCATCCAGTCGGCCCTTGCGGCCATCAACCTGAATACCAGCTCGACCACCGCACTCCAGAAAGGGGACCTGCAGGCAGCGGAATCCACCCTGGCCAGCGCCATCGCATCCGCCACCTCCTTCGGCATTGCCGAAAAATCGGTGGAAATGCAGAAGGAGTTCCTGGGTGAACTGACCGACCGCATCGACAGCGGGATCGGCAGCATGATCGACGCCGATATGGAGGAGGAGGCCGCGCGCCTTCAATCCCTCCAGGTGCAGCAACAGCTGGCGACGCAATCGCTCTCGATTGCCAACCAGGCGCCGCAGAACATCCTGTCTCTCTTCAGGTAAGTTGGCGGTGACGGCTTCAGGGCCGTCAGTTGACAGGACGAGGGGGCGCCCCCGTGGCGCCCCTTTACCCCGATCCGAGGCGGGACCAACCCGGCCCGGGCACCACCATGGCACACGCCACACGACAGGCGAGACGAGGCAGACAAGATGAGCATTGCTGCGTACAAGCGCACCATCCGGGAGAGTGAATCCCCCCGGCAGATCGAAACCCGCGTATTCTCCCGGATCACTGGCCGACTGGCTGAATTCCGTCCCGATTTCAACGCCGCCACCACCCGCGAGGCCCGCGCCGCACTGCTGGCCGGTGGCCTGCGCGCCGCGTTGGCCGACAACCGCAAGCTGTGGGCGACGCTGCGCGACGACCTGGCGCATGAGAACAACAGCCTGCCGCCCAACCTGCGGGCGCAACTGCTGTCCATCGCGCTGTGGGTGGACCGGCAGACGCTGACCCTGATGGGCGGCGGCCCAGGACTGTCGGGGCTGATCGACGTCAACACCAATATCCTTGCGGGGCTGTCGCGCGCGCCCTCTTCTCAACAGGTGGGAACCGATGAGCCTCAAACTCACCTTGAAACCCTTTGAGAAGGTCGTGATCAACGGCTGCATGATGCGCAACGGCGGTCGAAAGACGACCATGTCGGTGGAAAGCCGGGCCGACATCATCCGCGAAACCGACCTGCTGAAACCCGCCGCCGTGGCCACCCCGGTGACCACCGCCTATTTCCTGGTGCAGAACGCGCTGACGGATCCCGAACGGCGCGACGATTTCGCCTCGGCGGCGCAGAAACAACTGGCTGCGCTGGCCACCGTCTTTGTTCCGCCACATCAGATCCACGCCTTCGAGGCGGCGAATTGCGTCAGCACCGGCGATTTCTTCCGGGCGTTGCGCCACCTGCGCCCGCTGCTGGAGCGCGAAGCTGAGATCCTGGGCGATGGGATTGTCCCGGCAGAGGCGGCAGGCGACAGCCCGCCGCGCCCGCGCGTCACCCTGGTCAAGGCGGCGCGCACGGCATGATCTCGCTCTCCGGGTTTTCCACGCTGACCGCGCTTCACCTGGTCGATGCGACCGAGGAGACCCAGCTGTCGATGATCCGCAACGACGCGCGCCACAGCCGCGCGATCGACCATTTCCGCGAGAACATCGACCAGGTGGAAACCGTCGACGATCTGCTGGAGGATCCCGAACTTTACGGGTTCGTCATGCGGGCTTTCGACCTGGAGGATCAGATCTTCGGCAAGGCAATGGTCAAGGCGATCCTCAAAAGCAATGTCGAGGACAGCGACGCGCTGATCAACCGGATGACCGACAGCCGGTTCCAGGATCTGTACGACGAGATGGGGTTCGGCACCGACGGAGAGGGGAACATCAACACCGCCCTGACCCGCTGGCAGGACCGGATGGTGGATCGCTATGTCGAACGGCATTTCCTGAACGACACCGCCGATCAGAACGCCACCCTGGGCACGGCGCTGGAATTCCGGCGCCAGGCGGCCGAGATCGAGAGCCCGTTCGATATCCTCAAGGATGCGGAACTGACGGAATTCTTCCAGACCGCCTTTGGCCTGCCCTCGGCGATGTCGGGTCTGGATATCGACCGGCAGGCGGAGATCATCAGCGCGCGCATCGACCTGACGACCCTGAAAGACCCCGACGTGGTCGAAGGGCTGATCCGACGCTACGTGGCGATCAGCGATGCCACCAGCGGCGTTGCCTCCGCTTCCAGCGGGGCGGTGCAATTGATGGCGGGCGCGGTCAGCGCAGCTTCCGGCTCCGGTGCCTTCGTGCCGATCACCATCGATATCGAGGCGGTCAGCGCGGCGGGGTTCAGCGGCTACAAACTGCGCTGATCCGGCCCTTCGGCGCGCCCGACGCTGCGGGGTTCAGAACAATTCGTCCTGGTCTTCGTCGTTGACGGGCAGGCGGACCACCTCGTCTTCCGCCAAAGTCTTGGCCAGGTCCAGCATCGCCGATTGCGCCTCCCGGACCTCGCGGCGGCGGACGGGGGCCATGGCGTTGATCTCCTCCATCAGCATGTCGCGGGACCGGCCCGGCAGCGCCCTGAAGAACAGCTCGCGGGTCTCCTTGTTGGCGCCGCGCAGGGCGGTGGGCAAGGTGTTTCCAGCCACGCCGCGCATCACCTTGGCCAGGTCCAGCGGATCCATCTTGGCCAGGTCTTCGAAGGTGAACATCTTCTGCTTGATGGAGGCAAAGGCGTCGGGGATGTTTTCCTCCAGCCCCGCCGAGACGGCATCCAGCGCCGGGCGGTCCAGCTTGTTGAACAGATCGGCCATGCGTTGGTACAGCTCTGCCGTGGTCGGCTGATCGGAGGAATTGATGATGTCGCTCTGAATCGTTTCCTCGATCTGCTTCATCATGTGATGGGGTACGGATTCCATGCGCACCATCCGTTCGATCACGTCCTGCATCTTCTCCGCACCCAGCAACGGGAGCACCTTGGCGGCAACGTCGGTCTTCACGTTGGACAGGATGGCGGCGATGGTCTGGGGGTGCTCCTTCTTCAGGTAATTGGCGATCACGTTCTCGTTCAGCGCGGAGAAGCGCGCCCAGAGATCGCGTTCCTTCAGCGGGCCGCGAATGTCCTTCAGGATCGTTTCCACCTGGTCCTCGGGCAACAGCGACCGCAAGAGGTTCTCCGCCACGGTAAAGGATCCGACGACGCCGCTGCCATTGGCGACCTCTTCGGTAAAATCGCTCATCACCTTTTCCACGATCTCGGCGGAGATCACGCCCAGGCTGGACATGGCGCGGGTGATCTTCTGGATCTCCTCCGTGTCCAGTTGCTGCATCAGGCGCGAGCCGCGGCTTTCTCCCAGGCACAGGAACAGGATCGCGGCCTTTTGCGGGCCGCTCAGCCGGCGTTCGACCGGGGTGGCCTTGGTCTTGCGTGCCCCGGTGCGCTGAAGGTTGGCGACGTTCATGGCTGGCGTCCTTTCATTCTATCCGCCCCCGGCCAGGGGGATGTACCCTTCGAGCAGACTGCCGGCCAACATGTACCACCCGTCGATCAGAACGAAGAAGATCACCTTGAACGGCAGCGAAATCAGCACCGGCGGCAACATCATCATCCCCGCGCTCATCAGGATCGAGGCGACGATCAGGTCAATGGCCAGAAACGGCAGGTAGATCAGGAAGCCGATGGAAAAGGCACGCCTGAGCTCGGAAATCATGAATGCGGGGATCAGCTCGCTCCAGGCGGCGTCCTGCGGGGTGGCGGGCAGGGGACGTGCCGCCGTCTCCTGCGAGGCGGCATCGCCCCGGCTGCGGGCGGCGATGTCGCGAAACAGCTGCATGTCCTTCTCGCGGGTGTTGATGAACATGAACTGCCGGAACGGATCGCCGATGCGCGTGATCGCCTGTTCCTCGGTGATGGCATTGTTCATCAGCGGTTGCACGCCGGCCTCCCAAGCGTCTTCGAACACCGGCTGCATGACGAAAAAGGTCATGAACAGCGCCATGGAGGTCAGCACCATGTTGGGCGGGGTCTGGTTCAGCCCCAGGGCCGAGCGCAGCATGGAGAAGACGATGACGAACCGGGTAAAGGAGGTCATGATCACCAGCAGCCCCGGCGCGATGGACAGGACCGTGATCGCCACCACCATTTGCAGGATCCGGCCGGTCAATGTCGCGCGTTCGTCCGATCCCGGCGGCGCGTCGGACAGGGCATCGCCCACGGCCTCCAGCAGGCCGGCGCCCAGGTCCTGCGCCTGTGCGCCCCCGGCCCCGGCGATCAGCAGCAGGGCCAGCGCGACAGCCGACAGGCCGCCCGCGACTATGGCCCGGCGGGGGGTCATCCTTCGCTCACGTAATCCTTGACGATCTCGATCAGCGAGACGCCGATACGGTCGTCGGGCAGCTTCACCAGATCCCCACGCGCGACGAGGCGGTCGTTGATCACCACATCCACCGGCTGGCCGATCGTCTCCCGCAGCTCCACGATGGAGCCGCGCGACAGTTTCAGCAATTCCGCGATTGGCATCCGGGTGCGTCCCAGCACGATCTGCACATCCAGCCCGACGTTCAGCATCGCGTCGATGTTGGACCCGTTGCGCGGCGGCGTCTGCGGCTGGGCGGCGGTCTCCCCGGTGCCGGGGGAGGCGGCACCGTCAAGGTGCGGTACGGCGGGGGCGTCCTGGTCGGTCTGCGCGCTGTCGTCGGTCATTCGCTCTCTCCGGTTCTGGCGGGGTCGTCTGCCTGTCGGGCCTGGTCCCTGGCCTGTGCGCTGCTGCGGGACAGGGCGTCGAGAACCCGCTGGCAGATCGCGTCAAAGCTGTAGTCCATCACCCCGTGATCCCAGCTGACGCGCACGTCCCCGGTCTGCAATTCGGGGTCGGGGGCGATGTCGATGCGCCCGCCGTATCCGTTCAGATGCGCCACCTTCAGCACCGCATCGCCTGTGGGCTTGACCGTTTCGGGCGGCAGGAAGACCCGCAATGTCGCAGAGCCAAGGGCCATTCGGATCGCCGCGCCTGCCTCGCGCTCGGCCTCGTCGGCGGCGAGGGACGCGCGGATCCGCGGAGCCAGCCGTTCAAAGACCGACAGGACGAAATGCAGCAGTTGCGACTCCAGCGCCGCATGGTGGCGGTCCGCATCGGCGAACAATGTTTCCAGCACGGCGGGCAGGGCCTCCAGCGTGGCCAGCTGCCGCTCCGCTTCGGAAAGGGAGGAGGCGGTATAGGCTTCCGCCCGCCCGGCGGTGCGACCATCGTCGTAGCCGATGCGACTGGCTTCCGCCACGGCGGCGTCGAATTCGGCGCGGGTATAGATCGCGTCGACACGGTGGCTGCCCGGCGTGTTGGCCGGCTGCACATCCGTATCGAAACTGCGCTCAAAGACGAATTGCATGACCTACCGCGCCTCTGCCAGCCAGCTTTTGACGACTTTCAGCGAATCCTCGGAATCGTGTTCGATCAATTCGCCCACCGCCTTGATCCAGCCGCGCTGCACGCCGCCCTGCACGGTGGCCAGGGTCACCAGCTCCTCCGCGCCCTGGGGCAGGGGGTCCAGGATGTCGCCGGAATGGCTGCGCGGGGCCGGCTGGCCGGCAGGCGCGGGGCGAATGGTGGCGGCGCCGGTCTGGGCCGGGCCAGCGGCGGGATCGGTGCCGGGCAGGGCCACGGCGGCCGCCGTCTCTGCGCCGGGCAGGGCCGGGGCGTCGTCCTTGTCTGCGGGGGCGGGCAGCAGGCGGGCCAACGCCGGGCGTACCCCCAGCAGCAACACCGCGCCAAGCAAGGCCAGGGCGAACAGCCCCCGCAGGATCAGCGACAGGTTGTCGGCCAGAAGGGCGGACCAGCTGCGCGCCACCGGGTCGCCCACATCCATCGAGTAATCCATGAACCGCAGGCTGACCACCGACACGCTGTCGCCGCGCGCCGCGTCGAATCCGATGGCCGATTGCACCAGCTGTTCCAGCCGGGCCAGTTCCTCGGCGCTGCGTTCGGCGTAATCGACCGTGCCGTCGGGCTGCACGTTGTAGATCCCGTTGATCAGCACGGCGACCGACAGTTTCTCGATCTCGCCGGGTTCGCGCACTGTTTCGCTTTGGGTGCCGCCGATCTCGTAATTGACGATCTCGTCGGTCCGGGTAGAGCTGTTGCTGGACCCGCCGCCCGCACCGCCCGCCAACGCGGCGGGGATGTTGTCGGCCACGCCGACCTCGCCCTGGGCGGTGTCCTGATCCTCGCGGGTTTCCTCCCGCGTCTCGGTAGAGCGTACGACCCGCTGACCGGGGTCATAGGATTGCTGGCGCACGACCTGGCGTTCGGTGGTCAGGTCGACGCTGACCTGCACCCGCGCATTGCCCGCCCCGACCCGCGCGCTGAGGATCTCAGACAGGCGGCGGCTCATTCGGTCCTCGACCCCGTTGCGCACCGACAGCGATGTCGCCTCGGCGGAGGCGGCGCCATCATCGGAGAGGATCGTTTCCCCCGTAGCGGACAGGACGGTCACGCCCTGCGGCGACAGGTCCGGCACGGCGGCGGCAACCAGGGCGCGGATGGCCTGGGCCTGGCGCATCCCCAGCTGCCGACTGGCGCTGCCCCGCACGATCACGGAGGCAGAAGGCCGGGGCCGGTCACGGCTGAACGGCTCCCGCTCCGGCAGGACCAGGTGAACGCGGGCGGCGGCGACGCCCTGGATCGTCTGGATGGAGCGGGCCAGCTCGCCCTCCATCGCGCGCATCCGGTTCACCCGCTGCATGAAGGTATTCATGCCCAGGCCGCTGGTCTCGTCGAAGATTTCCCAGCCCGGCGTGCCGTCCCCCGGCAGCCCGGCGCCGGCCAGATCCATGCGTGCACGGGCCAGATCCTCCTGCGGGACGCTGACGACGCTGCCGGCGGCATCGGTGCGCACGCGGATGCCCGATTGCTCCAGCGCGCCGACAACGCGTGAGGCCTCCGCCGGAGACAGGTCGCGGTACAGCGTCACGTAATCCGGCGCCACGGCCACCGAGACGGAGACCAGCAGCGCCACGACCAACGCGATACCGGTGCCGCCCAGCACCGCCAGGCGGGTCCAGCCCAAGGCTCGCAGATTATCCAGAATTCCCTGCACGTCAGATGCGTCTTTCCCATGAAAGGCCCTTCCAAGATCAATCACAACTATTCATGGCGATCAAGAACAACTTGGATTTTATACTTGTTTAAACCTGCGAAAATCGGCATATTCGTGGTGTAATCAGCAGGATGTTCAAGAAAAATGGCAAGCACTGCAACATCGGCCCCCGACAGCGCGCGCCCCTCCCCGATGGGGCGGATCCTGCGCGGGCTGGGGTTGCTGGTCCTGTGCGCCGCCGCGCTGGCCGGGGGGCTGGTCGCCGCAACCGGCCCGGAGGAGGCATTGCAGATCCTGCGCACCGGCATGTCCCCCGAGGCCAGGGAACCGGCCCCCGAAACCGCGCCCAACGCCCCCGGCGCCCGGACCGGTCTGGCGGTGACACCGTTCAAGGAGATCATCGTCAACATCACCGCCACCACCATGAGCGGCCGCCAGACCTCCCGGTTCCTGAAGCTGAACATCGCACTGGTCTATGATGCCGCCCTCCCCGGCGCCGACCTGATCGAGGACCGGAAATTGTTCATCCGCGACAGCTATCAGGATTACCTGCGCCTGCTCAGCGACACGGATCTGCACGGCTCCATCGGGTTGGCCAACCTGAAGGCGGAGCTGCTGCGCCGCACCCGCGCCATCACCGACAGCGAGGCGCCGCAGGAACTGCTGATCGCCGACCTGGTGATCCAATGACGGGGCTGCGTCTGTCCGAGGAAACCCGCGCGGTCGAGGAATTGATCATCGAGCGGGCGAAATCCTCCTATGCCCGGCTGCCGGTAATGGAGGTCGTGCTGGACCGCTTTGCCCTGGGCCTGGGTCCGGCGCTGAAGGCCTACCTTGGCGCCCTGGCGGAGGTGTCGCTGAAGCGGTTGGATTACATGTCCTGCCACGCGGCGATCCAGGATCTGCCCAATCCGGGCCTTTTCGCCGTGGCGGAGGCGCCGGAATGGGCCGGGCCGATCAGCCTGGCGGTCAAGGCCGATCTGCTGTTCGCCGTCCTGGATCTGACCTTTGGCGGTCGCGCCGTTTCGGCGACGCCCCAGGTGAACCGCACCCTGACCGGGATCGAGAAACGTGTCGGCCAGGCCGTCGCGGGGCTGGCGCTGGACGAATTGTCCAACGCGTTCCGCCGCGTCTCCCCCGTGGAATTCGAGATCAACCTGATGGAAACCGCGCCCCGGTCGTTGTTGCTGGCCCCGCCCAACAGCCCCTGCGTGCGCGCGGTGGTGGAGGTGGAGGCCGAGGGTCGCACCGGAGAGCTGGAGCTGATCCTGCCCAACATCTCCTTCGAGCCGGCCCATGACATCCTGTCGCAGAACTTCACCGGCGGACAGTTGGGCGGGGACACCGGCTGGCGCAAGAAGATGTCCGGGATGCTGGGCGATACCAGCGTTTCGGTTCTGGCGGTGATGAAGCACCTGGAAATCCCGTTGCGGCACGTTCTGGAATGGACGCCTGGCACCGTGCTGCCGCTGAACATGGACGAGAACGATCCCGTTACCCTGTCCTGCACCGGCGAACATGTCGCCATGGCAGAGGTGGGCAGCCGCAAGAACGGACGGATCGCGTTGAAACTGACCCAAGTCCTTAGTGACGAAGAGGAGACCGCCGATGTCCCTGCTACTTGACCTCGCCATCATCGTGCTGCTGATCGGCACATTGATCTACGCGCTGATCGTCGAACGCAAGGTACGGACCCTGATGCGGACCCTGCGGGAGCTGGAACCGATGATCGGGGACTTCTCCGCCGCGGTGGACCGGTCCGAAAGCTCCGTTTCGATGTTGAAATCGCTGGGCCAATCGTTGCCGGGCGGGCTGGGAGGGCGCGGGCGTACCGCCCCGGCAGAGGGCACCGCCGCCGGCGCGGCGGAGGGCCGGGACAGCGGCCAGTTCCGCAGCATGCGTGACACGTCCGGTCGGGCGGCCAAGGTGAACACCGTGCCGATGAAATCCGAACTGGTGCGCGGCTTCTTTGAAACCGTCCGCAGTCGGGAGGCGTGATGCGTCCGGCGGGGTTCATCTTCGGGGCGCTGCTGATCGCGGTCTCGGCCAAGATCGGGCTTTCGCTGGGCGGCGCCACCGGGGGCGGCCTGCCCTCCCTTGCCTCCTCGGCCGAGGCGGCGGGCCCCACAGCCGCGCCCATCCCCGAACCGGCCGTGCAGGCAGAGCCCGCGCAATGCGAGGCGACGCCGGAGGAGATGCTGACCACCATTCGCGAAGAGCGTGACCTGCTGTCCACCCGCCGCGACACGCTGGACCAGCGCGCGGCAGAGCTGGAGCTGGCGCAGGAGACACTGAAGCTGGAACAGGACCGTCTGGGCGAGTTGCAGATGGCGCTGGAAGGTTTGCTGGACAAGGTGGAATCCGCCCATACCCGCGATGTCGACCGGCTGGTCGCGCTGTATCAGAACATGAAGCCCAAAGACGCCGCCGTGATCATGAACGATCTGGATATCGAGGTCACGGTGATGGTTCTGGGCACCATGGATGAACGCGCCGCCGCGCCGATCATGGCCGCGCTGGATCCGATCCGGGCGCGCGCGATCTCCCAGATCATTCTGGAACGGTCGAAACTGCCCGGCGACCAGCGGCTGGAAGATATCCGGCTGTAACCACGCAGTTCCCCGCAGGGGCAGTGCCCATCACGGCGCCGCCCCCGATCCCGGCCTACATCGTCATCAACCCCTCCCCCCGTGGCCGCGTTGCGGCGGGGGTCTGGGAATCCGGCGGGGTTTCTGCCTCTGCGGTGATTTCGGGCGGGGGCAGGTCCACGGGGATCCCGGCGTCTCCCAGCTGGGTATAAAGATGGGCAAAGGTCTGGTCCGCCTCCATGCTTTGCCCCTTGCGCTGACCCAGGAAGGTGTCGACCGGGCCGAAGAACCGGATCGCGGCGTCGACCTCCGCGTCGGAGCCTTCGCGGTAGGCGCCGATGCGCACCAGCTCCTCCATGTCGGCATGACGGGCCAGGGCGGTGCGCGCGGCCTTGTAGACGGCGTATTCGGCGGGTGTGTGACAGCCCGGCAGCAGGCGGGAAACCGACCGCAGCAGGTTCACCGCCGGGAAGCGCCCGCCCTCCGCGATGCGACGATCCAGCACGATATGGCCGTCGACAATGCCGCGCACCGCGTCGGCGATCGGATCGTCCATGTCGTCGCCTTCAACCAGCACGGTGTAGATCGCGGTGATATCGCCGCCTGTCCCGGCACCGGGCCCGGCACGTTCCATCATGTGGGGCAGTTCGGCAAAGATCGTGGGGGGATAGCCCTTGGTGGTGGGAGGTTCCCCACCGGCCAATCCGATCTCCCGCTGGGCCATGGCAAAGCGGGTCACGCTGTCCAGCAACAGCAACACCTGCTTGCCCGCGTCGCGGAAATGTTCGGCGATGGCGGTGGCGGTCCAGGCGGATTGCCGGCGCATCAGCGGCGGCTCGTCCCCGGTGGCCACCACGACCACGGCGCGGGCCAGCCCCTCGGGGCCCAGATCCTCTTGCAGGAAATCCTGTACCTCGCGGCCGCGTTCACCGACCAGCCCGACCACGATCACGTCGGCCTCCGAATTGCGCGCCAGCATGGCCATCAGCGTCGATTTCCCCACCCCCGAACCGGAGAACACACCCATCCGCTGGCCCTGGCACAACGGGGTGAATACATCCATCACCTTGACCCCCGTTTCGATCCGCGCCCCGACCCGGCGGCGTTGAAACGCGGGCAGAGGCTTGCCCAGCAGGGGGCGGTCGTCCTGCCCTTCGGGAAGGTGCCCCTGTCCGTCCAGCGGCCGGCCCAGGGCATCGACCACCCGACCGATCCAACTGTCATCGGGGCGAATCACATCGCCGTCTTCGCGCAGCGTGACCTTGTCCCCCGTCATCACGCCGTCCCAGCTGCCGAACGGCAACAGGCGGGTGCCGCTGGTGTCGATGCCGACCACTTCGCCCAGCACCTCCCCCTTGCGGCCAGCCACGACGCAGCGCGACCCGATGCCCACCGCGCGTTCCAGCCCGGTAACGGTCAGCACCAGCCCCAGCACCGCTGCCACCTCTCCGGTGATGCGGGATCTCTCTATGCCACGGGTAGTACTGGCAAGCTCAGAAAAGGCTGTATGCATGGATTCTATCCATTGCGAGGTGGATTTTATTCATGCTATCCTTGAATAAACCGAAAGGGAACACTTGATGAAGCTTTCCGGCATGTCCTTTTTCCAGATGGCCTCCCAGCGGATGCGCTGGCTGGGGGCGCGGCAGGACGTCGTGGCCCAGAACATCGCGAATGCGGACACGCCGGGATACAAGGCGCGCGATGTCGGCGCGTTTTCCCAGATGGTGAACGACACCCGCAGTCCCGCC
Above is a genomic segment from Pseudooceanicola aestuarii containing:
- a CDS encoding flagellar motor switch protein FliG, coding for MNVANLQRTGARKTKATPVERRLSGPQKAAILFLCLGESRGSRLMQQLDTEEIQKITRAMSSLGVISAEIVEKVMSDFTEEVANGSGVVGSFTVAENLLRSLLPEDQVETILKDIRGPLKERDLWARFSALNENVIANYLKKEHPQTIAAILSNVKTDVAAKVLPLLGAEKMQDVIERMVRMESVPHHMMKQIEETIQSDIINSSDQPTTAELYQRMADLFNKLDRPALDAVSAGLEENIPDAFASIKQKMFTFEDLAKMDPLDLAKVMRGVAGNTLPTALRGANKETRELFFRALPGRSRDMLMEEINAMAPVRRREVREAQSAMLDLAKTLAEDEVVRLPVNDEDQDELF
- a CDS encoding flagellar biosynthesis regulator FlaF, producing MSIAAYKRTIRESESPRQIETRVFSRITGRLAEFRPDFNAATTREARAALLAGGLRAALADNRKLWATLRDDLAHENNSLPPNLRAQLLSIALWVDRQTLTLMGGGPGLSGLIDVNTNILAGLSRAPSSQQVGTDEPQTHLETL
- a CDS encoding flagellin; this translates as MSSILTNASAMSALSTLRDINSNLNTTQDRISTGLNISSGKDNAAYFSISETMSGDSRIYKAIDESLTLTQNSISSARLGAETVVDLAEEFVERVAFAQGGTAETRKNVQLELDELSARIQTTINQATFNGSDLVNGTSAVTVVTGISRTAAGSVDTTTVTFNQQDLGAIQSALAAINLNTSSTTALQKGDLQAAESTLASAIASATSFGIAEKSVEMQKEFLGELTDRIDSGIGSMIDADMEEEAARLQSLQVQQQLATQSLSIANQAPQNILSLFR
- a CDS encoding flagellar biosynthesis repressor FlbT; this translates as MSLKLTLKPFEKVVINGCMMRNGGRKTTMSVESRADIIRETDLLKPAAVATPVTTAYFLVQNALTDPERRDDFASAAQKQLAALATVFVPPHQIHAFEAANCVSTGDFFRALRHLRPLLEREAEILGDGIVPAEAAGDSPPRPRVTLVKAARTA
- the fliP gene encoding flagellar type III secretion system pore protein FliP (The bacterial flagellar biogenesis protein FliP forms a type III secretion system (T3SS)-type pore required for flagellar assembly.) — its product is MTPRRAIVAGGLSAVALALLLIAGAGGAQAQDLGAGLLEAVGDALSDAPPGSDERATLTGRILQMVVAITVLSIAPGLLVIMTSFTRFVIVFSMLRSALGLNQTPPNMVLTSMALFMTFFVMQPVFEDAWEAGVQPLMNNAITEEQAITRIGDPFRQFMFINTREKDMQLFRDIAARSRGDAASQETAARPLPATPQDAAWSELIPAFMISELRRAFSIGFLIYLPFLAIDLIVASILMSAGMMMLPPVLISLPFKVIFFVLIDGWYMLAGSLLEGYIPLAGGG
- a CDS encoding FliM/FliN family flagellar motor switch protein, coding for MTDDSAQTDQDAPAVPHLDGAASPGTGETAAQPQTPPRNGSNIDAMLNVGLDVQIVLGRTRMPIAELLKLSRGSIVELRETIGQPVDVVINDRLVARGDLVKLPDDRIGVSLIEIVKDYVSEG
- a CDS encoding rod-binding protein, with product MDIKTAMAALQVTQAQQAQPGAAAPDAPSSAAREFEKMYLTQMFDEMLKEVDIGSLGAGTAEEHWRYFLAEATAEQLAAQGGIGLAQQVGRALDAYDTTRKLGES
- a CDS encoding DUF1217 domain-containing protein, yielding MISLSGFSTLTALHLVDATEETQLSMIRNDARHSRAIDHFRENIDQVETVDDLLEDPELYGFVMRAFDLEDQIFGKAMVKAILKSNVEDSDALINRMTDSRFQDLYDEMGFGTDGEGNINTALTRWQDRMVDRYVERHFLNDTADQNATLGTALEFRRQAAEIESPFDILKDAELTEFFQTAFGLPSAMSGLDIDRQAEIISARIDLTTLKDPDVVEGLIRRYVAISDATSGVASASSGAVQLMAGAVSAASGSGAFVPITIDIEAVSAAGFSGYKLR
- a CDS encoding flagellar basal body P-ring protein FlgI: MLRACILALTLCATLTGLAARADVRIKDIATFEGVRENQLVGYGLVVGLNGTGDTLRNSPFTEQSIAGMLERLGVGNLTEDQMKTRNTAAVMVTAMLPPFARLGAPIDVVVSSLGDATSLRGGTLIVTPLTGADGEVYAVAQGPIAVAGFAAQGSNASIVEGVPTVARIENGATVENEIDFSFSSMDSIRLSLRNPDFTTAVRMAEAINNRFGGNTARALDPSTIEVRPLGKADMPSLLADLENIRVQPDAVAKVVIDARSGTIVIGANVRIDKVAVSQGGLTVMVREDPEVSQPNPITIGGTTVVVPRTSVAVEETESYFTILEGDVSLQRLVDGLNAIGLGATETISILQAIKAAGALHADLEII